TTCACGTGGAACCGGGCGGCCGAAGGCAATGGACCGCATCAGCTTGTCGGCGACTATCCTTCCGTGACGCTGCTGGCAAAGTTCTGCGCCGCGGCGATCGTGATGACGATTGTGGCGATGGCCATCGGTTCGCTCGGGCTGCTGACCTGCACGGCTGCCGGAGGACTCAGCGGCATGTTTCTCGCGCGGGTTCCGTCGGACCTTCATCGACGCAGAACCGAACAGGATCTTTCGCCGGCTGAAGCAACTTCGCGGCCCTGCACCGAAGCCGATCTGAATGCCGCCGCATTTGTCGACCCGCTGCTGGGAGCCAGCATCGTCATCGCATGGTTCGCCGGGATGTTGCTGTCGACTCCGATGTATCATCCGTTTCCGCGACTGTCGCTGCCGCTGCTGGCATCGGTCTGGCTGGGAGCCGCCGGCGGACTGGCATGGTGGATCGAAGCCAATCTGAACGTCGCTCGGCGAGGTCCCCGGCATTCCGATGAGTCGTCACGTCAGTCAACGATGCGGCAGACCGTGACCGTCCTCGTCGCGGCGGCCGTTGTGTTTTCGCTGTACTCGGCCGGCGGTTTTCGACGCACGCCGGAAGTCTGGGCTGACCGCACGTCGCTGCAAGTCGCGTCGTGGCAGATCGCTCGCGCAGCGCTGGACGACGCGGGGGAAGGTGCTTCCGGTCCGGCACTGCTTCCTTCCGATACCATCATTCGGCCCGACAGCGTTCCGGAAGTTTCCGCCGCCGAACCCGGCGTCACAGTGAAAGTCGATCGCTCGAATCCGCTGGCCGACCTGCAGTCGCCTGAATGCCTGATCTACGCGTTCGGCGAACCGGCCGTGCTGTATCATTTGTGGCAGGCCGGAATCGTCGCTCGTCCGGTGCAGGATGTCACCTTCCCCACCGCTCGGCTTCACGGCGAACCGCTTCCCACGTTTCTGGTCATTGGACCGAATGCCCTGCGGACGCCCGGTTTTCGGAACGATTGGGCTGTTCATCAGGACCGGTTCGAACATGTCACCGACATCCATTTTCGCCCCAGCCTGGTTGTGCTGCTGAACCTGTTCACCGTCGACTGGTTGATGCAGCATTTCGAATCGCAGGAACAGCGCCTCGAACTCTACCGACTGCGACCGACGCACAGCGAAGAGTGACCGACGGACTCCCACCCAACAGCCGTCACACACGAAGATGCCACGCCGCTCGTGCCTCGAAGACGTGTCCACCAGTTTCGCAGATGCACGCAGATTGGTGCCGTCATTCCCGCGCAGCCTGCACCCGCGCAGGCGGGTGGCGGGAACCCAGTGCATTTACCCCGTCATTCCCGCGCAGGCGGGAACCCAGTCGGATCCGTCGTATCTGACATATTGGACCGATCGCCAACCGCGCACGCCCCCGTCATTCCCGCGAAGGCGGCAGTGTTCCGTCCTTCCCGCGAAGGCGGCAGTGTTCCGTCCTTCCCGCGAAGGCGGCAGTGTTCCGTCATTCCCGCGAAGGCGGCGGTGCTCTGTCATTCCCGCGAAGGCGGGAACCCAGTGTCCGCGCACACAACCCACTCGCCGAAACCACCCGCCGCTCTCACCAGTGAGCTGCGCGACGTCAGTCCGCAATCGTCATTCAGCGCTGCGCGAAACCGACGTGCTTCGCTACTCACCGGAATCAATCAGCCGTGAATCACTCAGCACGTGATCACCGCCGAGATCCAGAGTTGCGGTGACCAGAACCTGCCGGCCGCGCGACGGCAACAAGGCGGCTTCCGGAATCGGAATCTGCAGATGGAAGCCGCTCGCGATCAATCCGCGGCTCCACGTGGAACGACACTCCGTGATTGACAGACGGCGTTCCGCGATTGTCGGCGATGACGGTTCGGCGCCCGGCAGAGTCGACAGTGTCACTGTCAGTTCGCCGGCCGCCTTGACGACTTCGGAGTCTTCATCCAGCGGCTGCACCACCACGTTCAGCGTCGCCGGTCCGCCGTCTTCCGGTCGCAGAATTCCGGCCGTCAGTCCGTGAATCCGAATCTGCGTCGCCGATCCCCATGCCGCAGTCACCGGACGTCCGGCCGATGCCAGAGAAATGACTCCGGACTGTTCCGGATCGCTCGTCGGCAGGTTCCTCAGAGCCAGCAGGTCGCGGTCCTGTTTGGCCACGATCTTTTTGGATTCGGCCAGTTCCGATTCCAGCCGGCGAATGGATGCCTGGTGTTCTCGCAGCCTGGTTTCCAGAACTTCCTGACGCGAAAAGCCGCAGCCGATGATCGGCGCAGCAAGCAACAGCGGCAGCCAGATTCGCTGAGCACACGAATGCTGACGCCGCCGACGGTGCGGTCCCAAACTCAGGTTCAGGAACGCAGAATCCGGAAGCGATGATTCGCCCGTTTGCATTCCACTATCCACTGGTGAGCTTGTGCGAGAGCGGTGCAGGCTACCGGAAATCGCAAAAACGCCGCAAGACGAGTCGGGGCGCCAGGAATGCCGATGCAGCCAGCGCCTGGCGGATCATTGCCAACCCAGCGGCCGAAGGTGATTGAAGTTGATGGCGTCCACTTCAAGACTGCCCAGCAGCACGAACAGCGGCAAGTCCGCCGTTATCACCAGGAAGCGGTCTTTGGCACACACTGCGATGCCTGAATCCGTGAGGCCGAAGCGAGTAAACGGAGGGCTGTTGCAAATATCCTTCGATGCCAGCGACTCTTCGCTGCTTCGTGAAATGACCTCGACCAGTTGGGAAAAGACGGGATGCTTTTCCTGCTGGTGAAAGTTCCCGCAGAGATTACTCACTTCGGTCAGAATGTGAGGAGTTGTGACGAGTCGTTCAAACTTCGAAAGAAGGCGTGTCAGCAGCACGAAATCCTGCTTCTCGAACGCATTCGTCCGTTTGAAAGACTCGATCCTTTCGGGGTTGTAGCAGCCCACAACGAGGAGGATCAGGACGCTGGAATCGAGCATCACTCCCTTGCGGGAATACTTCGCGATCAACTCATCCATACCCGTATCATTCGTCACGCAGTTTCATGGATTGAACCTCTCCGGTCTGCCTGTCAATACAGAATACCTTGTAGTCGCGAGTCGACCTTGGACGCAGGAGCGAAGCGGCAGGATCCGGCATCAATAAGTCACCGGCTCGATAGGGGCGATCAAACCCCAGCGTGATGCGCCAGTTGTCGTTCGTGTCGCGTTCAACCTCTTCCAGCAGAATATTCGAGAACTGTTGGTCCTTGTAAACATCCGCAAGAAAAGCTGCCGCAGCTTCAGCAGCCTGTCGGATGTTTACGCTGTGGTCTACTTGTGACATGAGAGAGTCTCAGCGGCTAACGGTTGAAGTACACTGCCGCTTAATACTTCACCAGACGAGCGTTCCGGCGTCCAGTCGAAGACAGCAATCGCGTCCGTCAGTCGGTGCCTGGCCGCATTCAGAACTCGCGGGAGATCAGTTCGCCGGTTGTGTTGCAACCGGTCCACCGCGTGCTACGCATGCGGTTCCGTCATGCTGAACGGGTCCAGGGCTTCCTTCAGCACGTCCGGCGGAAGAATGTTCTGCTCCGTGCAGAGTTCCCGGATCGTCTTACCGCTCTTGAATGCCTCCTTCGCCAGAGCCGCCGCTTTCATGTAACCGATGTGCGGGTTCAGGCTGGTGACCATCGACAGGCTCTTTTCCACCGCCGCTTCGCAGGCTTCTTCGTTGGCTTCCAGATTCAGCACGCAGAATTCGACGAAGGCGTTCACGGCGTTGGTCAGCAGGCGGATGCTTTCCAAAGTCGTGTGTCCCATCACGGGCATCATGATGTTCAACTGGAACTGACCACCGGTGGCCCCGCTGAACGCCACTGTCTGGTCGTTCCCGATGACTCGCGCGCAGACCTGCATCAGCGCTTCGCACATCACCGGATTCACCTTGCCCGGCATAATCGACGATCCCGGCTGCAGGTCGGGGATCTGCACTTCGTAAAAACCACAGCGAGGCCCGGACCCCAGCCAGCGAATGTTGTTGCTGACGTTGAACAGCGTCGTGGCGATGGTCTTCAACTGAGCGTGACATTCAACCAGGCCGTCTCGCTGAGCATTCGCTTCGAAGTGGTCGGCCGCTTCGACAAACGGCACGCCGGTTTCCTTTGCCAGCACTTTCGCCACGCGGGCGCCGAATTCCGGATGCGTGTTGATTCCCGAGCCGACCGCCGTGCCTCCGACCGGCAGTTCCAGCACCGCTTCCATCGCGCGAGTGGCCCGGTTGACGGACAGGGAAAGCTGTCGCGCAAATCCGCCGAATTCCTGTCCCAGCCGCAGCGGCGTCGCGTCGGCAAGATGAGTCCGGCCGATCTTGATGATCCGGTCCCAGTCCTTCGCCTTCGTCTGCAGTTCGTCGCGGAAACGGTCCAGCGCCGGGATCAGATCGCTGTGAATCGACGTCGCCACCGCCACATGAATCGCCGTCGGAAACGTGTCGTTGGTGCTCTGGCCCATGTTCACGTGATCGTTGGGATGCACGGGCTTTTCCGCGGTGAAGCGGTCGCCGTCGAGGATCTCTATCGCGCGATTGCTGATCACTTCGTTGGCGTTCATGTTGCTGGACGTGCCGGATCCGGTTTGAAACACGTCGATCGGAAACTGGTCGTCCAGCGTTCCCTCGGCCACATCCTGACATGCCTGCAGGAGTGCATCAACCTGTTCCTTAGTGAGCGGATTCTTGCCGGTCCCCGTCAGCTTGCCGAGATCTTGATTCGCCGTGGCACAGGCGAACTTGACGCGGCCCATCGCATGAATCATCTCCGGCGGAAGTTCCCAGCCGCTGATCGGGAAGTTCTCCACGGCTCGCTGCGTCTGAGCACCGTAGTAGGCTTCGGCGGGCACCTGAACGTCGCCCATCGAATCAGTTTCATTTCGGAATTCTGACATGTCGGTTCCCGCGCAGAATGAGTAACAGTGTGTTCAACGCGGCGGATGATATCGCGCGAGAACCGATTGGCAACGCGGCCCGGCACAATGACGGAAGCGTCATGCACCAAAGCATCACCCCGAAACCACCCGCCGATCGCGCCAGCGAGCTGCGCGACGTCAGTCCGCACTCATCACCGCCGAACACGCAATTCGCGCCCGAACACGCAATGCGAGCCCGATCACTGCGAAAGCGGATTGACGTCGCGCTGCTCGCCGAAACCACCCGCCAATCACACAAGCGAGTTGCGCGACATGAGTCCGCACTCGTCACCGCCGAACGTGCAGCGCGCGCCCGATCACCGGAACGCGGAATTCACGCTGCGGAGTCGCTCAGTCCGAATTCGTCGATGTCGACGTCTGCCTTTGTGAACATTACCCACTCGTGCTGGCCGCCGTGAGGCGCGAACATCAACGCTCGGAATGGAGCCATCAGCTTTTCAGCAAGGTGTCGGGACCCCTTCGTCAGCGTCATTTCCATAACGCTCGGGCGAGCGAACCAGGCCAGACAGATCTTTGCGTTCTTCAGGCACGATTCGAAATCTGCTTCCGCAACGGCGCAGATGACCGCATCGCTGGTTCGCAGAGCCTCAAAGATCTGCAGTTTCTGCGCCGTGGAGGCTTTGCTGACGGCGTGCAGAGAATACACGTCGCGGACTTCATCCGGAGCGTGCGAATACAGATCTTCGCCGGCGAAGTCAGGCGGGCGGCCGGTCAGACCGGCGTACAGAAAGTTCGCAAACAGAAACGCACCGTGCCGGTCACAAAGCTTCTGCACAACTCCGGCTGCCGACCATGCCGGATCCGCAGGCACATAACGTCGCAGGCATCCGTTCACATCGGCGGAGATCAGTACCTGCCGGATCACGGAGTCTTCAGCCGATTCAGGCGCAGCAGCCACGTCCCGAACTTCCACGCGCAACTGCTGTTCGGTCGTGACAACAAACCGGTCGATGCCGATTTCGATCGTGTCGCCGCGTTCCAGTTCGATGATGCTGTCCAGCGGCTGGCCGTTCAGAACGACAATTCTTCGGCTGCCGGTCAGGCTTTCGGCCAGAAAGCGGTCAGTATCCTGCCACACGCGCAGGCAAACCTGCGGCAGCGCGGGATGCGGAGTCAGTTGCACATCCGCACCGGCCGCCGTTCCGAAATGCAGCGAATGCCACGCCGCCAGCGGGATGACTTCCAGCAGTTCTGACAGCGGACCGACTCGATGAATTTGCAGGGTCATGAACGTCTGATTTTCGGTAAGGAATTCGCGGGAAGGGCGGACATCGGAACTGCGGGACTTCGGCTCCGCCGCGGAGCAGTGGTCGGAGAGTGGCGATTTTGGCTACAAGGCCGCCGGCAATGTTGCCCATTTCGGAGTGCGATGAAGTTCCGGCCAGGTTTCCAGTTCCCGGTCCGGCGTATTGTCAAAATCCCGGGCCCGTTGCCGCAAGTAGACATCGCGGCGAATTTCATCGGGAAGCTTGTCGAACACGCTGTCCGGCGGATGGTCCGACACGCAGATTCCGGCCTGATAGCGCTGGCCGGGATCAAACGACCATTGGGCTCGGTTCCACCACAACCGCACCGCGTCCGGCAGCGGTTCACCGGGCTGATGCCAAAAGTCACGCTCATCTTCCGTCAGATGTTCGGGAGGTTCCGGCGGATCGCCTCGCGGAACCGACGTGCCGGAAATTCGCTCCAGCGCGCGAGCGGCGGCCTGTGACGTGACGGGATTGGAAACGGCGTCGATGATGTCCGGCAGCAGTTCGGCCGCTCCCAGAATTCCTATCGCGTCGGTGGCGGCCGACGCGGTCGCTTCTCGAGACGCCAACTGCCGCAGCAGACCGTGGTCGGACTCGTCGCCGATGACTCCCAGGAATCGGACGGAATTCAGGCACGGCGGATCACCCACGGATCGCATCCGGCAGACCTTCAGCGGCGCAACGCCCGCTCGCGCGGCCGCGCGAAGGACTTCGATGGCATCGCCGCCAGCGGACGCCTGCGCCGCCTGAGCAACAATGTTTCTGTCGTGAACGTCGCCGGATCGCGAGAGCGCCGTGATGGTGGTCAGAAAAAGCTCGTCGTCCGCATGTCGCGTCAGCCAGGAGTGTTCGACGGCGATTGGCAGGCGGTGAAACGACAGGATGTCCAGCAGCGCCGTGCGGCAGCGTGACCGGGAACCGCTGAGCCGCTGCTGCAGGACTTCGACAAGCGGCCCGATGGCTGCCAGCCGCAATCCGCGACGAATGCCTTCCCATTGTTCGGCGTCATCGGGCAGAGCTGCGGTGGCGTTCGCGAC
The sequence above is a segment of the Planctomycetaceae bacterium genome. Coding sequences within it:
- a CDS encoding glycosyltransferase family 39 protein, translated to MKQSLSRQEVVLVLLAAALGLLLRCVATDRMAIEHFDEGVYASSAWYDDATGEPYPARHLYAPPLLPTMIRLAGWLPGGNSVGPFLPGLLLGTLTVLVVWYTGRSFFGLCGGLVAVFLAAMSDFHVLYSRMALTDVPVLCFICLSVVLGAGGIQQRSVRVMGLAGLACGLAWWTKYSGWLPLAIVGSGSVLWFVVTGRRQISIVTLLKLLLTMAAVAALCFAPWLWSLQDEGGYAAVAQNHRAYLNTDGFSGWRQRLASHVTYHFLTDSWLSVVSIGLGIVAAGSRRWMQLRSFTWNRAAEGNGPHQLVGDYPSVTLLAKFCAAAIVMTIVAMAIGSLGLLTCTAAGGLSGMFLARVPSDLHRRRTEQDLSPAEATSRPCTEADLNAAAFVDPLLGASIVIAWFAGMLLSTPMYHPFPRLSLPLLASVWLGAAGGLAWWIEANLNVARRGPRHSDESSRQSTMRQTVTVLVAAAVVFSLYSAGGFRRTPEVWADRTSLQVASWQIARAALDDAGEGASGPALLPSDTIIRPDSVPEVSAAEPGVTVKVDRSNPLADLQSPECLIYAFGEPAVLYHLWQAGIVARPVQDVTFPTARLHGEPLPTFLVIGPNALRTPGFRNDWAVHQDRFEHVTDIHFRPSLVVLLNLFTVDWLMQHFESQEQRLELYRLRPTHSEE
- a CDS encoding class II fumarate hydratase → MSEFRNETDSMGDVQVPAEAYYGAQTQRAVENFPISGWELPPEMIHAMGRVKFACATANQDLGKLTGTGKNPLTKEQVDALLQACQDVAEGTLDDQFPIDVFQTGSGTSSNMNANEVISNRAIEILDGDRFTAEKPVHPNDHVNMGQSTNDTFPTAIHVAVATSIHSDLIPALDRFRDELQTKAKDWDRIIKIGRTHLADATPLRLGQEFGGFARQLSLSVNRATRAMEAVLELPVGGTAVGSGINTHPEFGARVAKVLAKETGVPFVEAADHFEANAQRDGLVECHAQLKTIATTLFNVSNNIRWLGSGPRCGFYEVQIPDLQPGSSIMPGKVNPVMCEALMQVCARVIGNDQTVAFSGATGGQFQLNIMMPVMGHTTLESIRLLTNAVNAFVEFCVLNLEANEEACEAAVEKSLSMVTSLNPHIGYMKAAALAKEAFKSGKTIRELCTEQNILPPDVLKEALDPFSMTEPHA
- a CDS encoding FHA domain-containing protein — encoded protein: MTLQIHRVGPLSELLEVIPLAAWHSLHFGTAAGADVQLTPHPALPQVCLRVWQDTDRFLAESLTGSRRIVVLNGQPLDSIIELERGDTIEIGIDRFVVTTEQQLRVEVRDVAAAPESAEDSVIRQVLISADVNGCLRRYVPADPAWSAAGVVQKLCDRHGAFLFANFLYAGLTGRPPDFAGEDLYSHAPDEVRDVYSLHAVSKASTAQKLQIFEALRTSDAVICAVAEADFESCLKNAKICLAWFARPSVMEMTLTKGSRHLAEKLMAPFRALMFAPHGGQHEWVMFTKADVDIDEFGLSDSAA
- a CDS encoding PIN domain-containing protein, whose protein sequence is MTNDTGMDELIAKYSRKGVMLDSSVLILLVVGCYNPERIESFKRTNAFEKQDFVLLTRLLSKFERLVTTPHILTEVSNLCGNFHQQEKHPVFSQLVEVISRSSEESLASKDICNSPPFTRFGLTDSGIAVCAKDRFLVITADLPLFVLLGSLEVDAINFNHLRPLGWQ